In Natator depressus isolate rNatDep1 chromosome 9, rNatDep2.hap1, whole genome shotgun sequence, a single genomic region encodes these proteins:
- the LOC141993632 gene encoding uncharacterized protein LOC141993632, whose protein sequence is MDTPDPETQPLVGPHDEHDGLLLATPREEEGDRSSGKSLVDKMNAQLNDAFLEDPETLDSIAPSSEDEPGPPCFCSTPIQNVEEDSEDDGYEEFRRRLGMELTEPVPRRERNKVMRTIVRVAVYSVLNHCLREKLFEDCEGCVIDAPGQRHHDCVTWTSVDINCKLRGLCAELCLESLLNTVIAIGYAMQCLCLTQEHLAQGVTLINAVQFSGDPDHVLKKMTKPEDACLERYIDRLVRTKSYRTLLKKKAICKKSKRIKLENGEVPNMRYKTW, encoded by the exons atggataccccggaccctgaaacccagccgcttgtggggccccacgatgagcatgatggcctcttgttggccaccccccgggaggaggaaggtgatcgcagctcggggaagtcactagtggacaagatgaacgctcag ctcaatgatgcctttctagaggacccggagactctggacagcattgcaccaagcagcgaagatgaaccgggcccaccttgtttttgctcaacgccaatacaaaatgttgaagaggactccgaggatgacggctatgaggagtttaggaggaggcttggcatggaactgactgagccagtgccacgtcgtgagcgtaacaaagtcatgcggactattgtacgcgttgctgtttattctgttcttaatcactgtcttagggaaaagctttttgaagattgtgagggctgtgtcatagatgcaccaggccagcggcaccatgactgtgtgacttggacttcagtggatataaactgcaagctccggggcctgtgtgctgagctgtgtttggaaagcttattaaacactgtgattgccataggttatgctatgcaatgtctatgcctaacccaagaacatttagcacaaggggtgaccttgataaatgctgtgcaattcagtggagaccctgaccatgttttaaagaaaatgaccaaaccggaagatgcctgcttagagcgttatattgaccgtctggtccgcacaaaaagttacagaaccctgcttaagaaaaaggctatttgtaagaaatctaaaaggattaagttagaaaatggtgaggtgccaaacatgcgatataaaacttggtag